One window of the Candidatus Falkowbacteria bacterium genome contains the following:
- the murE gene encoding UDP-N-acetylmuramyl-tripeptide synthetase, producing the protein MNTILNIIKRAIPKKLFKSLQPSYHYAMSWLASVAYRAPSNKLIVIGVTGTTGKTTSTFLIAKTLAALGYKVGYTSTAMFNDGQREWLNDKKMTMPGRFFTQAILAKMVENGCQYAIVETTSEGIRQFRHRFINYDILVFTGLYPEHIESHGGFENYKQAKGRLFSHLKSCKTKYIDEQKRVSLAETSIKKLDLQRVKKTIILNLDDEHVDYFGGFWSESKWGFSRRKYSSSRELSVLTYDHIINTQSGLNFAVNDTKFRLKLLGEFNATNAMTAIAVAMDQGKELGRIRAALETILGVPGRLERIDAGQDFAVIVDYAFEPNAVSKLYETIEAIPHQRKLHVLGSAGGGRDTSRRPILGRIAGERADTVIVTNEDPYDENPEIIVDQVIVGAEKAGKVLNEDLFKIMDRRQAIAKALGLAQAGDIVLITGKGSEQGIVGPHGKIEVWDDRKVVREELAKLGI; encoded by the coding sequence ATGAATACAATTTTAAATATCATAAAACGCGCGATTCCCAAAAAACTGTTCAAGTCGCTCCAGCCGAGCTACCATTACGCAATGAGCTGGTTAGCATCGGTCGCCTATCGTGCCCCATCGAATAAATTAATAGTCATCGGTGTTACTGGGACCACCGGTAAAACCACCAGCACTTTTTTGATCGCCAAGACGCTTGCCGCCTTGGGCTACAAAGTCGGTTACACTTCAACGGCCATGTTCAACGATGGCCAACGGGAGTGGCTCAACGATAAGAAAATGACGATGCCCGGGCGATTCTTCACTCAAGCGATTTTGGCCAAGATGGTCGAGAACGGCTGCCAGTATGCGATCGTCGAGACAACCTCTGAGGGTATTCGTCAGTTCCGCCATCGTTTCATTAATTACGACATCCTGGTTTTTACCGGCCTTTACCCGGAACACATCGAATCGCATGGCGGCTTCGAAAATTATAAGCAGGCCAAGGGGCGGCTGTTCTCCCATCTGAAGAGCTGCAAGACTAAATATATCGACGAACAGAAGCGGGTCAGCTTGGCCGAAACCTCGATCAAGAAGCTTGACCTGCAGCGCGTCAAAAAGACCATCATTCTTAATCTTGACGATGAGCATGTGGATTATTTCGGCGGATTCTGGTCGGAAAGCAAGTGGGGTTTCAGCCGGCGCAAATACAGTTCCAGCCGCGAGCTTTCCGTCTTGACCTATGACCACATAATCAACACTCAGTCAGGACTAAACTTCGCCGTCAATGATACGAAATTCCGCTTGAAATTGCTGGGGGAATTCAACGCCACAAACGCCATGACCGCCATCGCGGTAGCTATGGACCAGGGCAAAGAGTTGGGACGCATCAGGGCCGCGCTTGAAACAATCCTCGGGGTTCCCGGCCGGCTTGAACGCATCGATGCAGGTCAGGATTTCGCCGTAATTGTCGATTATGCCTTCGAGCCTAATGCAGTCAGCAAGCTTTATGAGACTATCGAGGCCATCCCGCATCAGCGCAAGCTGCACGTGTTGGGTTCGGCTGGCGGCGGCCGGGATACTTCAAGACGGCCGATTTTAGGGAGAATAGCCGGAGAAAGGGCAGATACGGTCATCGTTACCAATGAGGATCCTTACGATGAGAATCCGGAGATAATTGTCGACCAGGTGATCGTCGGAGCGGAAAAGGCCGGAAAAGTCTTGAACGAGGACCTTTTCAAGATTATGGACCGCCGACAGGCCATCGCCAAAGCTCTTGGCCTGGCTCAAGCAGGCGATATAGTGCTTATTACGGGCAAAGGCTCAGAACAGGGCATAGTCGGTCCGCATGGCAAAATCGAGGTTTGGGACGACCGGAAAGTCGTTAGGGAAGAGCTAGCCAAGCTCGGTATTTGA
- a CDS encoding DNA-directed RNA polymerase subunit beta: MPDLIEIQKDSYDWFLKEGLPDLFDEISPVTDFIGRDLELYFDDFYLDECKFNEVESRAKNISYEAPLRVKVRLVNKKTNHTTSQEVFLGDFPLMTKRGTFIINGIERVVVSQLIRSAGVIFSSEFIKGKKYYGAKVIPNRGAWLEIETDVNGVIWVRIDRKRKVAVSSLLRSFGYGTDEEILELFKNLPTGGQEYIDATISKDIAKSEAEGLKEVYKRIRPGDLATTENARQLIHSMFFRFDRYDFDRVGRYKLNRKFAFDIPNNKETRILRREDLVEIVKEVIRLNVSQDKEDDIDHLGNRRVRAIGELIQNKFRVGLARMERIIKDRMSTMDMDTLTPNKLINARPVISVVKEFFMSSQLSQFMDQTNPLAELEHKRRLSAMGPGGLTRERAGFDVRDVHATHYGRICPIATPEGPNIGLVGHMASYARLNSYGFIETPYRRILHDITNDPKITVGKIAREDIFDDKNKLVVKAGERIDEAKAKLISEKVSHHVLIPIKPSVTNEIVWLDAFEEEKYITTSFTAPLDSNGHFLVERFEVRRYGNPTADDVTKIDFIGVAPNQIISIATSLIPFMEHDDGQRALMGTNMQRQAVPLVMPQAPVVGTGAEATAAINSGQVVVAEEDGTVVKVDGGSISVKDEHGKVTQYPLVKFLRSNASTCINQRPIVRKGDKVAAGQVLTDGPAIDQGELALGRNALVAFMSWEGFNYEDAIIISERMVSQDSFSSIHIEDYTIDVRDTKLGPEVVTRDIPNIGEEKLKDLDDRGIIRIGAEVSSGDILVGKITPKGETELSAEEKLLRAIFGEKAKDVRDSSLYLEHGEHGKVVDIKVFSREDGDKLATGVIQSIQVSVANLRKIQSGDKMAGRHGNKGVISRIVSIEDMPYLEDGTPVDIILSPLGIVSRMNLGQLLETHLGFAATKLGYKAVTPALNGVTQDQIREELAKAGLPIDGKVTLYDGKTGQPYDNKVTVGYKYMLKLNHMVEDKIHQRSIGPYSLITQQPLGGKAQFGGQRFGEMEVWALEAYGAAHTLQEILTIKSDDVPGRSKAYESIIKGETIRKLNVPESFNVLVRELKGLALDVELIGEGTTAEAEEEYDRLAAVEAAAIEVEVKAEKAEKSEDLD; this comes from the coding sequence ATGCCTGATTTGATCGAGATCCAAAAGGATTCATATGATTGGTTCCTGAAAGAAGGTTTGCCGGATCTTTTTGACGAGATTTCTCCGGTCACCGACTTCATCGGCCGCGACCTCGAGTTATATTTCGATGATTTTTATCTTGATGAATGCAAATTCAACGAGGTTGAGAGCCGTGCCAAAAATATCTCTTACGAAGCCCCATTGCGCGTTAAAGTCCGCTTGGTCAACAAGAAGACCAACCATACCACTTCCCAGGAGGTTTTCTTGGGTGACTTCCCGTTAATGACCAAGCGCGGCACTTTCATTATCAACGGCATCGAGCGCGTCGTGGTTTCCCAGCTGATCCGTTCGGCCGGTGTTATCTTCTCTTCAGAGTTCATCAAGGGCAAAAAATATTACGGTGCCAAGGTCATCCCTAATCGCGGTGCCTGGCTGGAAATAGAGACCGACGTCAATGGCGTGATCTGGGTCCGCATCGACCGCAAGCGCAAAGTGGCAGTCTCTTCTTTGCTGCGCTCCTTCGGCTATGGCACTGACGAGGAAATTTTGGAGTTATTCAAGAACCTGCCGACTGGCGGCCAGGAATATATCGATGCGACCATTTCCAAGGACATCGCCAAGAGCGAAGCCGAAGGCTTGAAGGAAGTTTACAAGCGTATCCGCCCAGGCGACCTGGCTACTACTGAGAATGCCCGCCAGCTGATCCACTCGATGTTCTTCCGTTTCGACCGTTATGACTTCGACCGTGTCGGCCGCTACAAATTGAACCGCAAATTCGCCTTCGACATTCCTAATAATAAGGAAACTCGCATCTTGCGCCGCGAGGACTTGGTTGAGATCGTCAAAGAGGTCATCCGTTTGAACGTTTCCCAGGACAAGGAAGATGATATCGACCACTTGGGCAACCGCCGTGTCCGTGCGATCGGCGAATTGATTCAGAACAAGTTCCGCGTCGGTTTGGCCCGCATGGAGCGTATTATCAAGGACCGCATGTCCACCATGGATATGGACACCCTGACCCCGAACAAGCTCATCAATGCCCGCCCAGTCATCAGTGTGGTCAAGGAATTTTTCATGTCTTCTCAGCTGTCGCAATTCATGGATCAGACCAATCCGTTGGCCGAGTTGGAACACAAGCGCCGCTTGTCAGCCATGGGTCCCGGCGGTTTGACCCGCGAACGCGCCGGTTTCGACGTCCGCGATGTGCACGCCACCCACTACGGCCGCATCTGTCCGATCGCTACTCCTGAAGGTCCGAATATCGGCCTGGTCGGCCACATGGCCAGCTATGCCCGCCTGAACAGCTATGGCTTCATCGAGACGCCATATCGCCGCATTCTGCATGATATAACCAATGATCCGAAAATCACCGTCGGCAAGATCGCTCGCGAAGATATTTTCGATGACAAAAATAAGCTGGTCGTCAAAGCCGGAGAGCGGATCGACGAGGCCAAGGCCAAATTGATCAGTGAAAAAGTCAGCCATCATGTCCTGATTCCGATCAAGCCTTCAGTCACCAACGAGATTGTCTGGCTCGATGCTTTTGAGGAAGAAAAATATATTACCACCTCGTTCACCGCTCCGCTCGATTCGAACGGCCACTTTTTGGTCGAGCGTTTCGAAGTCCGCCGCTACGGTAATCCGACAGCTGACGACGTGACCAAGATCGATTTCATCGGCGTTGCTCCGAACCAGATCATCTCCATCGCCACTTCGCTGATTCCGTTCATGGAACACGACGATGGACAACGCGCCTTGATGGGTACGAACATGCAACGTCAGGCTGTGCCGCTGGTCATGCCGCAGGCTCCGGTCGTCGGCACCGGCGCCGAGGCTACCGCTGCAATCAATTCCGGTCAAGTCGTCGTCGCCGAAGAGGATGGCACAGTCGTCAAGGTCGACGGCGGTTCCATCTCAGTCAAAGATGAGCACGGCAAGGTTACTCAATATCCTTTGGTCAAATTCTTGCGCTCTAACGCCTCAACCTGCATCAATCAGCGCCCGATCGTCCGCAAGGGAGATAAGGTCGCTGCCGGCCAGGTTCTGACCGACGGTCCGGCTATCGATCAGGGCGAATTGGCCTTGGGCCGCAACGCGCTTGTAGCTTTCATGTCTTGGGAAGGCTTCAATTATGAAGACGCTATCATCATCTCCGAACGCATGGTCAGCCAAGACTCATTCTCATCCATCCATATCGAAGATTATACTATCGATGTCCGCGATACCAAGCTCGGTCCGGAAGTCGTGACTCGCGACATCCCGAACATCGGTGAAGAGAAATTGAAGGATTTGGACGATCGCGGCATCATCCGCATCGGCGCCGAGGTTTCTTCGGGCGACATCCTGGTCGGCAAAATCACGCCTAAGGGCGAGACTGAGTTGTCGGCAGAAGAGAAGTTGCTCCGTGCCATCTTCGGCGAAAAAGCCAAAGATGTCCGCGACTCATCGCTCTATCTCGAACACGGCGAACACGGCAAAGTCGTCGATATCAAAGTCTTCTCCCGTGAGGACGGCGACAAATTAGCCACCGGCGTCATCCAGTCGATCCAGGTCTCGGTCGCCAATCTGCGCAAGATCCAATCCGGCGACAAGATGGCTGGCCGCCACGGTAATAAGGGCGTCATTTCCCGCATCGTTTCCATTGAAGATATGCCTTACCTCGAGGACGGCACCCCGGTCGACATCATCCTGTCGCCTTTGGGTATCGTTTCCCGTATGAACCTGGGCCAGCTCCTCGAGACCCATCTCGGCTTCGCGGCTACCAAGCTCGGTTACAAGGCCGTGACTCCGGCTTTGAACGGCGTTACCCAGGACCAGATCCGCGAGGAATTGGCCAAGGCTGGCTTGCCGATCGACGGCAAAGTCACTTTGTATGACGGCAAAACCGGCCAACCGTACGACAACAAGGTTACGGTCGGCTATAAATATATGTTGAAACTCAACCATATGGTTGAGGACAAGATCCACCAGCGCTCGATCGGTCCGTACTCCTTGATCACCCAGCAGCCGTTGGGCGGCAAGGCGCAGTTCGGCGGCCAGCGTTTCGGTGAAATGGAAGTCTGGGCTTTGGAGGCTTACGGCGCCGCCCATACTTTGCAGGAAATATTGACCATCAAATCTGACGACGTGCCAGGGCGTTCCAAGGCGTATGAGTCCATCATCAAGGGTGAGACTATCCGCAAGCTGAACGTGCCGGAATCGTTCAACGTCTTAGTGCGCGAGCTCAAGGGCTTGGCTTTGGATGTCGAATTGATCGGCGAGGGCACGACCGCAGAAGCTGAAGAGGAATATGATCGTCTGGCCGCTGTCGAGGCCGCAGCGATCGAAGTTGAAGTTAAGGCAGAAAAGGCAGAAAAATCGGAAGATCTAGATTAA
- the rpoC gene encoding DNA-directed RNA polymerase subunit beta' produces MLNPIKTTDFDAIKLKLASPDAIMGWSHGEVTRPETINYRTQKPEKDGLFCERIFGPSKDWECYCGRYKKIRYKGIICDKCGVEVTRSIVRRERMGHITLQAPVTHIWFLRGISSKIGLIFDLSMQALEKVVYFASFIIMDVNEELKEATIEQIKQEFKSKKKSLESEFANQVNEIKNRKAKLLQQGKTELEIDQEINEEIESLTKIRDEKTEALNQAFEQAQKELKELKPFAIISESTYQNLSLKYGHIFEAGIGAEAIRRLLASIDLAESIEKLEQEMLEANETKKSRLVRRLKLLKSLQANDIRPEWMIMTVIPVIPPDLRPMVPLDGGRFATSDLNDLYRRVINRNNRLKQLIDLSAPEVICRNEKRMLQEAVDALIDNSARHGKTVVASTGQKRMLKSLADSLKGKQGRFRQNLLGKRIDYSGRSVIVVNPNLHLDQCGLPKTMAIELFKPFIISQLIKKEIVHNVRSASRYIEAGHDEVWDILEKIISEAYVFLNRAPTLHRLGIQAFKPILIEGKALQIHPLVCTAFNADFDGDQMAVHVPLTKEAVAEARDLMLASHNLLKPATGDPIVAPAQDIVWGAFYMTVIKGEEKEDKYLKNFSSALEAELAYSLGELKMHDLVRVRVNGEMIRTTIGRLLFNDVLPEKLQFVNSVVGKSKLKNLIKDCLRHYGEERTVRFVDELKHVTLKYITKSGLSWGMGDLPDFTEREQMISEANDKVDKIQEQYEEGLLTDSERYGKVIETWTDVKEKITDLCKTGLPVDGPVYSMIESGARGSWAQLTQIIGMKGLVTSPSGDIIELPVRGNFNKGFGVLEYFISTHGVRKGLSDTALRTANAGYLTRRLVDVSQDVVIMSDDCGDTKGIVYTKKESEESGHDLLKRIVGRFLASDLKNAEGKVLLAADTLVTEQEADDMKGELIEEANIRSVLSCKMHKGICAKCYGYDLAYNQPVKMGTAVGIIAAQSIGEPGTQLTMRTFHTGGVAGLEDITQGLPRVEEIFESRSPKRKAFISDVDGTVKIETAQRTIEDEHGKTVLVSNPQVKILKIYHRGHESEKYLFADAAENKKEAKKVVAKVLVKEGQTVHKGDELFAVGDVVMTAKQSGTVKIEDKAVKVTSEVDKVKEYIIPKGYNVWVKNDQEVKRGDQLTEGNMDLQQLYQLRNRIETQKYIIREIQSVYSSQGQPLNDKHVEIIARQMFSRVFVQDAGETDLLPGEVVEKSIFDRANEAAVSDGKVEAKGDELLLGMTKTSLSTDSFLSAASFQETAKVLIEAAVTGKIDNLEGLKENVIIGRLIPAGTGYKHREKN; encoded by the coding sequence ATGCTTAATCCTATCAAAACGACCGACTTCGATGCGATCAAGCTCAAGCTCGCTTCTCCGGACGCGATCATGGGCTGGTCACATGGCGAAGTGACTCGGCCGGAAACGATCAATTACAGGACGCAGAAGCCGGAAAAGGACGGTTTGTTCTGCGAGCGCATCTTCGGTCCGTCGAAGGACTGGGAGTGCTACTGCGGGCGCTACAAGAAGATCCGCTACAAGGGCATCATCTGCGACAAGTGCGGCGTGGAAGTCACCCGCTCGATCGTCCGCCGCGAACGCATGGGTCACATCACCCTGCAGGCTCCGGTAACCCATATCTGGTTTTTGCGCGGCATCTCTTCGAAGATCGGCTTGATTTTCGATCTGTCGATGCAGGCTTTGGAGAAGGTAGTCTATTTCGCCAGCTTCATCATCATGGATGTCAACGAAGAGCTGAAGGAGGCGACTATCGAGCAGATCAAGCAGGAATTCAAATCCAAGAAGAAGTCTTTGGAATCAGAGTTCGCCAACCAGGTCAACGAGATCAAGAACCGCAAGGCCAAGCTGTTGCAGCAGGGCAAGACCGAGCTGGAGATCGATCAGGAAATCAATGAGGAAATCGAATCCTTGACCAAGATCCGCGACGAGAAGACCGAGGCTCTGAACCAGGCCTTCGAGCAGGCCCAGAAGGAATTGAAGGAACTGAAGCCTTTTGCCATCATCTCCGAGAGCACCTATCAGAATTTGAGCTTGAAATACGGCCATATCTTCGAAGCTGGTATCGGCGCGGAGGCTATCCGTCGCCTGTTGGCCAGCATCGACTTAGCCGAGTCCATTGAGAAGCTGGAGCAGGAGATGCTTGAAGCCAACGAGACCAAGAAGTCCCGCCTGGTCCGCCGCTTGAAGCTGTTGAAGAGCTTGCAGGCCAATGACATCAGGCCGGAATGGATGATTATGACTGTCATCCCGGTCATCCCGCCGGATCTGCGCCCGATGGTACCGCTCGATGGCGGACGTTTTGCCACTTCCGACTTGAACGACCTGTACCGCCGCGTCATCAATCGCAATAACCGCTTGAAACAGTTGATTGACCTATCCGCTCCGGAAGTTATCTGCCGCAACGAGAAACGCATGCTTCAGGAAGCGGTCGACGCTTTGATCGATAATTCGGCTCGCCATGGCAAGACCGTGGTGGCTTCGACCGGCCAGAAGCGCATGCTCAAATCCTTGGCTGATTCGCTCAAGGGCAAGCAGGGCCGTTTCCGCCAGAACTTGCTCGGTAAGCGTATCGACTACTCCGGCCGTTCCGTTATCGTGGTCAACCCGAATCTCCATCTTGACCAGTGCGGTCTGCCGAAGACTATGGCCATCGAGCTGTTCAAGCCGTTTATCATCAGCCAATTGATCAAAAAAGAAATAGTCCACAATGTCCGCAGCGCTTCCCGCTATATCGAAGCCGGACACGACGAAGTTTGGGACATCTTGGAAAAGATCATTTCCGAGGCTTATGTCTTCCTGAACCGCGCTCCGACCCTGCATCGTCTAGGTATCCAGGCTTTTAAGCCGATCTTGATCGAAGGCAAGGCCCTGCAAATCCATCCTTTGGTCTGTACCGCTTTCAACGCCGACTTCGACGGTGACCAGATGGCCGTCCATGTGCCGCTGACCAAGGAGGCTGTGGCCGAAGCCCGCGACCTGATGCTGGCCTCTCACAACCTCTTGAAACCGGCGACCGGCGATCCGATCGTCGCACCGGCTCAAGACATCGTCTGGGGCGCTTTCTATATGACTGTCATCAAGGGCGAAGAGAAGGAAGACAAATATCTCAAGAATTTCTCCTCGGCGCTTGAAGCTGAGTTGGCTTACAGCTTGGGCGAATTGAAGATGCATGACTTGGTCCGCGTCCGCGTCAACGGCGAGATGATCCGCACCACTATCGGACGCCTGCTCTTCAACGACGTACTGCCGGAAAAATTGCAGTTCGTCAACTCCGTAGTCGGCAAGAGCAAGCTGAAGAATCTGATCAAGGATTGCTTACGCCATTACGGCGAGGAACGCACCGTGCGTTTCGTCGATGAATTGAAGCATGTTACGTTAAAATATATCACCAAATCCGGCTTGTCCTGGGGCATGGGCGACCTGCCCGACTTCACTGAGCGCGAACAGATGATCAGCGAGGCCAACGACAAGGTCGACAAGATCCAGGAGCAGTACGAAGAGGGCTTGCTGACCGACAGCGAGCGCTACGGCAAGGTCATTGAGACCTGGACCGACGTCAAGGAAAAGATCACCGACCTCTGTAAGACCGGCTTGCCGGTCGACGGCCCGGTCTATTCGATGATCGAATCCGGCGCTCGCGGTTCGTGGGCTCAGCTGACTCAGATTATCGGTATGAAAGGTTTGGTGACCTCGCCTTCAGGCGACATCATCGAGTTGCCGGTCCGCGGTAACTTCAATAAGGGTTTCGGCGTTTTGGAATACTTTATCTCCACCCATGGTGTGCGTAAAGGTTTGTCCGATACCGCCTTGCGTACCGCCAACGCCGGTTACTTGACCCGCCGCTTGGTCGATGTTTCCCAGGATGTCGTCATCATGTCTGATGACTGCGGCGACACCAAGGGCATTGTCTATACCAAGAAAGAAAGCGAAGAGTCCGGCCATGACTTGCTGAAGCGTATCGTCGGCCGTTTCTTGGCCTCGGATCTCAAGAACGCTGAAGGCAAGGTCCTTCTCGCTGCTGATACTCTGGTAACAGAGCAGGAAGCCGATGACATGAAAGGCGAGTTGATCGAAGAGGCTAATATCCGTTCCGTATTAAGCTGCAAGATGCATAAGGGTATCTGTGCCAAGTGTTACGGCTACGATTTGGCCTACAACCAGCCGGTTAAGATGGGCACCGCTGTCGGTATCATTGCCGCACAGTCCATCGGTGAACCGGGTACCCAGCTGACCATGAGAACCTTCCATACCGGCGGTGTGGCTGGCCTTGAAGATATCACCCAAGGTTTGCCGCGCGTCGAAGAAATCTTCGAATCACGCAGCCCGAAGCGCAAAGCCTTCATTTCCGATGTCGATGGCACGGTCAAGATCGAGACTGCGCAGCGCACGATCGAAGATGAGCACGGCAAGACCGTCCTCGTTTCCAATCCTCAAGTCAAGATCCTAAAAATATATCATCGCGGCCACGAATCCGAGAAGTACCTATTCGCTGATGCGGCCGAGAATAAGAAAGAGGCCAAGAAGGTCGTGGCTAAGGTTTTGGTCAAGGAAGGCCAGACCGTACATAAGGGCGATGAGCTTTTCGCTGTCGGCGATGTCGTGATGACTGCCAAGCAGAGCGGTACCGTCAAGATCGAGGACAAGGCCGTCAAGGTGACCAGCGAAGTGGATAAGGTGAAGGAATATATTATCCCCAAAGGCTATAATGTCTGGGTCAAGAACGACCAGGAAGTGAAGCGCGGCGATCAGCTGACCGAGGGCAATATGGACCTGCAGCAGCTCTATCAGCTTAGGAACCGCATCGAGACCCAGAAATATATCATCCGCGAGATCCAATCGGTTTATTCTTCGCAGGGTCAGCCATTGAACGATAAGCACGTCGAAATAATCGCGCGCCAGATGTTCTCCCGCGTCTTTGTGCAGGATGCCGGCGAAACCGACTTGCTGCCTGGAGAAGTCGTGGAGAAATCGATCTTCGACCGCGCTAACGAGGCAGCTGTGTCTGACGGCAAGGTTGAAGCTAAGGGCGATGAATTGCTCTTGGGCATGACCAAGACTTCGCTTTCGACCGACAGCTTCCTCTCTGCCGCTTCGTTCCAGGAGACCGCCAAGGTCCTGATCGAGGCCGCAGTTACAGGCAAGATCGACAACCTCGAGGGCTTGAAAGAAAATGTTATCATCGGCCGTTTGATCCCGGCCGGCACCGGTTACAAGCATCGAGAAAAGAACTAG
- a CDS encoding DUF2283 domain-containing protein, producing MQYDTESNIAWWELAADPIAQTKEFGNLIIHFSALGKPVLIEMLDASKFLGDFEKASASPKLKKFLSTLDTQ from the coding sequence ATGCAATACGACACTGAATCAAATATCGCCTGGTGGGAACTGGCAGCCGACCCCATTGCCCAAACCAAAGAATTCGGCAACCTCATTATCCACTTCTCTGCACTTGGTAAGCCGGTTCTCATAGAAATGCTCGATGCTTCTAAATTCCTGGGCGACTTTGAAAAAGCTAGTGCCAGTCCGAAGTTGAAAAAATTTCTCTCTACGCTCGATACTCAGTAA
- a CDS encoding C40 family peptidase, whose translation MKYSPKKILLLFFIIPAFFSVFYPAQASDVEMPNIKNPTDSLQIKIPGMQRFSEPAQCGDNMCNNWIWEYIAGLYNYAVAVIGIIATVGMMFGGLLWLTSAGNATRISEAKAWIGGSITGLVLMMASYTVLQQINPAIINGTSLEIKIIEKYNLGDTEDSLDSGMTTTASTAKLLQSGSVADIVASAVGKVTYGLNSTIKPGDCFGKGGQGPNGTICFDCSGFAAYVLKSSKNISINGGTGTIFSNTAIKKYDTGTLGSLPEGTLVGWKQGDNGKTFGHVLISLGNGRYADSHGNKARTPGGAIGIYTAAQVNKMYGSNGLRVKQY comes from the coding sequence ATGAAATACTCCCCAAAAAAAATCCTTCTCCTGTTTTTTATCATTCCTGCATTCTTTTCGGTTTTTTATCCTGCGCAAGCATCTGATGTTGAAATGCCGAACATCAAAAATCCCACTGATAGCTTGCAGATAAAAATTCCTGGAATGCAGCGTTTCAGCGAGCCGGCCCAGTGCGGCGACAACATGTGCAATAATTGGATTTGGGAATACATTGCCGGCCTCTACAACTACGCCGTTGCCGTAATCGGCATTATTGCTACTGTGGGCATGATGTTCGGCGGATTGCTTTGGCTTACCTCAGCCGGCAATGCCACGCGGATTTCCGAAGCCAAGGCATGGATCGGTGGCAGCATAACCGGATTAGTTCTAATGATGGCATCTTACACTGTGCTACAGCAAATAAATCCGGCTATCATAAATGGCACCTCTCTGGAAATAAAAATCATCGAAAAATATAACCTTGGCGACACCGAAGACTCTCTTGACTCTGGCATGACGACCACTGCATCGACAGCGAAGCTGCTGCAAAGCGGAAGCGTTGCTGATATTGTCGCCTCAGCTGTCGGGAAAGTCACCTACGGCTTGAACTCAACCATTAAGCCTGGCGATTGCTTCGGCAAAGGCGGCCAAGGGCCTAACGGAACAATCTGCTTTGACTGTTCAGGCTTCGCTGCATATGTCCTAAAAAGCAGCAAAAACATCAGCATTAACGGCGGCACTGGAACGATATTTTCCAATACCGCTATAAAAAAATATGACACCGGAACGCTTGGTAGTTTGCCAGAAGGAACGCTAGTTGGATGGAAACAAGGGGACAACGGAAAAACATTCGGTCATGTCTTAATTTCTCTTGGCAACGGCCGGTATGCAGACTCGCACGGCAACAAGGCAAGGACACCAGGGGGCGCTATTGGTATCTATACCGCTGCACAAGTCAACAAGATGTACGGCTCTAACGGTTTGCGAGTCAAACAATACTGA
- a CDS encoding thioredoxin domain-containing protein produces the protein MAQLDPQTNIINKRPWPLRWWAILLWIFLALVITVFTAAFFAAKNYQSKQLSSVASGNNYSDTEGQDNYWFGTSSPKITIVEFSDFSCPNSKSSFSKIRSLGSKYQDDVKIVFRDYPNISEQSLDLALAARCAGQQGKFWPMHDKLFQNQGKIASTSDLVKLAEQVGVKPYGFTKCMASQGEQYKILANLEYADKIGVKGTPTWLINGTKVDGDLPLDIWQKIIDDLIKK, from the coding sequence ATGGCTCAACTTGATCCTCAAACAAATATAATAAATAAACGTCCGTGGCCTTTGCGCTGGTGGGCGATTTTATTATGGATTTTTCTGGCCCTAGTCATCACTGTTTTTACAGCTGCCTTTTTTGCCGCCAAAAATTACCAAAGCAAACAGCTTTCCAGTGTCGCCTCGGGTAACAACTACTCTGATACGGAAGGACAAGATAACTATTGGTTCGGCACCAGCTCGCCTAAGATAACCATAGTAGAATTCAGTGACTTTTCTTGTCCGAATTCGAAATCCAGCTTCTCAAAAATACGCTCGCTAGGTTCAAAATACCAAGACGACGTCAAAATAGTTTTTCGTGACTACCCTAACATCAGTGAACAATCTCTTGATTTGGCCTTAGCTGCGAGGTGCGCCGGACAACAAGGAAAATTCTGGCCTATGCACGACAAGCTTTTTCAGAATCAAGGAAAGATTGCCTCAACTTCAGACCTGGTCAAATTAGCCGAACAAGTCGGGGTCAAGCCCTATGGCTTTACCAAATGTATGGCGAGCCAAGGTGAACAATACAAGATATTGGCCAACCTGGAATATGCAGACAAGATCGGCGTCAAAGGCACGCCGACTTGGCTGATTAACGGTACCAAGGTTGATGGTGATTTGCCGCTAGACATCTGGCAAAAAATAATCGACGATTTAATCAAAAAATGA